The Streptomyces sp. NBC_01317 genomic interval CTTCAGGCGGTCAAAGCGCTCAACGAGGTCGACGTCTTCTTCCTGCTCGACAAGGGTACGGAGAAGTCGGACCTGATCCGCCTCCGGCACGAGATCCTGGAGCGGCACGCGACCGGCCGCCCCCACCGGCTGGTCGAGGCCCGGGACCCGGACAGGGACCGGGACCGCGCGGCCGACGGAGTCGCGTACGCGGGCGCCGTCGACGACTGGCGCAGCAGGCGCGCCGAGATCTACGCGCGCCTGATCACGGACGAGCTGGACGACGGCACCACCGAGGACGGGGACGGCGGGCCCGGCACCGCCACCGGCGACCGGAGTGTCGGGGCCTTTCTCGTCTGGGGCGACCCCTCCCTCTACGACTCCACGCTCGCCATCCTGGAGGAGATCCTGGAGCGGGGCACGGTCCGCTTCGAGTACGAGGTGATCCCGGGCATCAGCAGTGTCTCCGCGCTGGCCGCGAAGCACCGGATCGGGCTGAACCGCGTCGCCAGGCCCGTCCAGATCACCACGGGCCGGCGGCTGGCCGAGGGATGGCCGCAGGACGCGGACGACGTCGTGGTGATGCTGGACGCGCACCAGTCGTTCCGTCACCACTTGGCGGACGACCCGGTCATCTACTGGGGCGCCTATGTGGGGACCGAGGACGAGATCCTGGTCTCCGGGCGGCTCTCGGAGGTCGCCGGGCGGATCGAGGAGCTGCGGGCCGAGGCGCGGGCGCGAAAGGGCTGGATCATGGACACGTATCTGCTGCGACGGGACTGAGCGGCGGCAGCGGGTCCGACCCCTCAGCGCCTCAGGAAGCACGGCGGTCATCGGCTGCTGTCACCGAGTCGTACGTACCGCGCGCCCGGAGAGCGCCGTTCGGCGTCCTCCGGACCTGAGCCACGGCGTACGACACGGTGACAGCAGCCGACGGTTCCCCCGTTCCCGTCCCCGCCGGGCCCCCGCACCCGCCCCCCGCTCGCGCGGACGATGCAGCGACCATAACCACCTTCCGCCGCCGTCCGACAGCCTTTGCGCACAGACGCAAAGGGCGCTTGCCGGGCGCGGTCGGCATGATCCCGTCCGCTTGCCTCATTTGACATGTTTTTTGCACCCACCCTCAGGCCGGTCGCCCCAAGGGATTTCCCGGCATCCCCCTCCTCAAGTCCGCGCACCTCTGGGGAAGTTGGGCACATACGACCGGTATACACCCTTCCACATGCTCCGCCGGGTCGATGATTTTTACGTCAGGCTTCAAAATTTGCGCAGATTCATAGACTTCCTGCGGTCCCACTCCTAGCCTTTTCGCGTCCGCAGAGTCCCCACGAGCCGCAAGGACGTATGTCTGTGACACTCCCTC includes:
- the cobF gene encoding precorrin-6A synthase (deacetylating), producing the protein MRKIYVIGIGAGDPDHLTLQAVKALNEVDVFFLLDKGTEKSDLIRLRHEILERHATGRPHRLVEARDPDRDRDRAADGVAYAGAVDDWRSRRAEIYARLITDELDDGTTEDGDGGPGTATGDRSVGAFLVWGDPSLYDSTLAILEEILERGTVRFEYEVIPGISSVSALAAKHRIGLNRVARPVQITTGRRLAEGWPQDADDVVVMLDAHQSFRHHLADDPVIYWGAYVGTEDEILVSGRLSEVAGRIEELRAEARARKGWIMDTYLLRRD